Proteins from a single region of Nitrospirota bacterium:
- a CDS encoding Eco57I restriction-modification methylase domain-containing protein: protein MIEWKIINKRLESLIADGSPEPLQRFFAEDLNYHPFNENIFPILTDRLRDGIKNLRIIARQDEFYIVLCRIESLLKGKERPLAEKVAEHYHHSLVIFTNTDYSEWHFTNIKYVRFEKEGFDRKIRPFRRIIAGRTERLRTASERLALIEVNDDDSALTVHEKCNRAFDVQEVSRDFYKDFVLYYKAFREEIKRTNRLNDNIADTITQNIFNRLFFLYYIQKKNFLSEDTAYLYGNFRNIDGEYYKDFLLPLFKKLSDPAFPASIDERFKGIPFLNGGLFEFELIEDSITIPNNVFKAVFEYLLERYNFTVREDTELEQEVAIDPEMLGTIFEQLVLSLEKAEFKDIPDARRQTGSYYTPKFIVAFMVKQALLNYLSESFQNSRKKLKELVFNLKTDELGEDELSGIKERLLDIKIVDPGVGSGAFPVGILLKIVEIVEAIDSIIAPLEINKEDYRYRLKRIIIENNIYGVDIQRRAVNLANLRLWLSLIVDLNVKNIKDIPPLPNLDYHVIEGDSLITKIGEIDFDMERAVRLDTKGTELMDRFIGLKKAYEDIPSKDKKDTHRLKIEKAKKDLFVWLLRRMVKDKDNELYNLTDGKLIRDVTLFTEQEEKAKERLQREIGIINEHINNVDSLISRFNWGLDFFEILEMRQGFDIVIGNPPYGVKVPESVKDEFGVGNKDSYGIFTALGLKILRPGGTLCYIMSDTWQTIRTHKPLRDKLLSDADCQYLISCPSDTFGATVNVGVYTFKRRSLLPSWDKGTRDENWILAADFSPLSIEKGELEAAFEILIEQNQLPSPLAGEGQGEGAAIDGHTIYSDRDMAIFAYKQKLITIFSNHSFFIASPKLFGLMRDVGNIKNTIRRTDEPPIYSVDFNGKELELIKLGDVTEVKKGIDTGENNHFLLKTQEEKGDIEIVNRKFILKPEEIAQLSRNEKLYGVDPLHFNGRYILPYDKGGSSDIDEGWLPNYYVETGFYVKWSQDHVKELRIRTGRMSGYHKATIRNEDYWFKRGITFSSTGIYAPTFRINSEALFDNKGSTCFCEFFDEKFLLGVLCSKVARLLFKVFIQHNVEFAVDALTWFPVATVLQNTEDRIKQLVSSIISKQKQDPRYDYMTNEQVEIDRLVYDMYNLNEADIKEVEDWFFRRYPKLARVIEVKMNAKNKKF from the coding sequence TTGATAGAATGGAAGATTATCAATAAACGCCTTGAATCCCTCATAGCAGATGGTTCGCCTGAGCCACTGCAGCGGTTCTTTGCTGAAGACCTTAATTATCACCCCTTTAACGAAAACATCTTTCCCATCCTTACCGACAGGCTAAGAGATGGAATAAAAAACCTGAGAATTATTGCCAGACAGGATGAGTTTTACATAGTCCTGTGTCGGATTGAGAGTCTGCTTAAAGGAAAAGAACGGCCGCTTGCTGAAAAGGTGGCTGAGCATTATCACCACTCTCTCGTCATTTTCACAAATACAGATTATTCAGAATGGCACTTTACCAACATAAAATATGTCCGGTTTGAGAAAGAGGGATTTGACAGAAAAATCAGGCCATTTAGAAGGATCATTGCAGGTAGAACTGAAAGACTCAGGACTGCATCGGAGAGGCTTGCCCTTATTGAAGTAAATGATGATGACTCCGCCCTGACAGTACATGAAAAATGTAACAGGGCATTTGATGTCCAGGAAGTTTCCAGAGATTTTTATAAGGACTTTGTTCTTTACTATAAAGCGTTCAGAGAAGAAATAAAAAGAACAAATCGCCTTAATGACAACATAGCAGATACCATTACACAAAATATATTTAACAGGCTCTTTTTCCTTTATTACATTCAAAAAAAGAATTTCCTGAGTGAAGACACGGCCTATCTCTATGGGAACTTCAGAAACATAGATGGGGAATATTATAAAGACTTTCTTCTTCCCCTCTTTAAAAAGTTATCCGACCCTGCCTTCCCTGCCTCTATTGATGAGAGATTCAAGGGGATACCTTTCCTTAATGGAGGACTTTTTGAGTTTGAATTGATAGAGGATTCTATAACAATTCCGAATAACGTATTTAAAGCTGTATTTGAGTACCTCCTTGAAAGATATAACTTCACAGTCCGTGAGGATACAGAGTTAGAGCAGGAGGTTGCCATTGACCCTGAGATGCTTGGAACAATCTTTGAACAGTTAGTCCTCAGTCTTGAGAAGGCAGAATTCAAGGATATCCCTGATGCGAGAAGACAGACAGGGAGCTATTACACCCCAAAGTTTATAGTGGCCTTTATGGTTAAGCAGGCCCTGCTTAACTATCTATCAGAGTCCTTCCAGAACAGCAGGAAAAAACTAAAGGAACTTGTCTTTAATCTCAAGACTGATGAGCTTGGAGAAGACGAACTCAGCGGGATAAAAGAGAGACTCCTTGATATAAAGATTGTAGACCCCGGGGTTGGTTCAGGGGCATTTCCTGTGGGTATACTCCTTAAAATAGTAGAAATAGTTGAAGCCATTGACTCAATCATTGCCCCTCTTGAAATAAACAAAGAGGACTACCGTTACCGGCTCAAGCGGATAATTATAGAAAACAATATCTACGGTGTTGACATCCAGAGAAGGGCTGTAAACCTTGCAAATCTGAGACTATGGCTCTCACTGATTGTTGATCTGAATGTTAAAAACATAAAAGACATCCCCCCTCTGCCGAATCTTGACTACCATGTAATTGAAGGAGATAGTCTTATAACAAAGATCGGCGAGATAGACTTTGATATGGAGCGGGCTGTAAGGCTTGATACAAAGGGTACCGAGCTGATGGATAGATTCATCGGCCTCAAAAAGGCTTATGAAGATATACCATCTAAGGATAAGAAGGATACACACAGGCTAAAGATTGAGAAGGCAAAGAAAGACCTCTTTGTATGGCTGTTAAGGCGAATGGTAAAGGATAAGGACAACGAACTCTACAATCTGACAGATGGTAAACTCATTAGAGATGTAACCCTCTTTACTGAGCAGGAAGAAAAGGCAAAGGAGAGGTTGCAAAGAGAGATTGGGATTATAAATGAACATATCAATAATGTAGACAGCCTGATATCTCGTTTTAACTGGGGGCTTGATTTCTTTGAAATCCTTGAGATGAGACAAGGTTTTGATATTGTTATTGGCAACCCGCCTTACGGCGTCAAGGTGCCTGAGTCTGTAAAAGATGAATTTGGGGTTGGGAATAAGGACAGTTATGGAATCTTTACCGCCCTTGGCCTGAAAATCCTAAGGCCGGGTGGAACCCTTTGCTACATAATGTCCGACACATGGCAGACTATAAGGACACATAAGCCGTTACGGGATAAACTCCTCTCAGATGCTGACTGCCAGTACCTGATCTCCTGTCCGTCTGACACCTTCGGCGCTACTGTGAATGTCGGAGTATATACATTTAAAAGGCGCTCCCTCCTGCCCTCATGGGATAAAGGAACACGGGACGAAAACTGGATTCTTGCCGCAGACTTCTCCCCCCTATCTATAGAAAAAGGTGAACTTGAGGCAGCCTTTGAAATATTGATAGAACAAAATCAGTTACCCTCTCCCCTTGCGGGAGAGGGTCAGGGTGAGGGGGCAGCAATTGACGGCCACACCATCTACTCTGACCGTGACATGGCCATCTTCGCCTATAAACAAAAGCTCATCACGATATTTTCAAACCACTCTTTTTTTATAGCATCTCCTAAACTTTTTGGATTGATGCGGGATGTTGGAAATATTAAAAATACAATCAGGCGGACAGATGAACCACCAATTTATTCAGTGGATTTTAATGGGAAGGAACTGGAATTGATAAAGCTGGGGGATGTGACAGAAGTTAAAAAGGGAATAGATACAGGTGAAAACAACCACTTTTTATTAAAGACTCAGGAAGAAAAAGGTGATATTGAGATAGTTAATAGAAAGTTCATCCTTAAACCGGAAGAAATAGCTCAATTATCAAGAAACGAAAAGTTGTATGGTGTAGATCCTTTACATTTTAATGGCCGTTATATATTACCTTATGACAAAGGTGGCTCATCAGACATAGATGAAGGTTGGCTACCAAACTATTATGTGGAAACAGGATTCTATGTAAAATGGTCGCAAGACCATGTAAAAGAATTGAGAATAAGAACTGGCAGAATGTCAGGATATCACAAAGCAACGATCAGAAATGAAGATTATTGGTTTAAAAGAGGAATAACTTTTTCTTCAACAGGAATTTATGCTCCAACCTTTAGGATAAATAGTGAAGCTTTATTTGATAATAAAGGCTCAACTTGTTTTTGTGAATTCTTCGATGAAAAATTTCTTTTAGGCGTACTATGCTCAAAAGTAGCACGATTACTTTTTAAAGTATTTATTCAACACAATGTCGAATTTGCAGTAGATGCCTTAACATGGTTTCCTGTAGCAACTGTATTACAAAATACTGAAGATAGAATTAAGCAGTTAGTCTCCTCCATCATCTCCAAACAAAAACAAGACCCCCGATATGACTACATGACCAACGAACAGGTTGAGATAGATCGGCTGGTTTATGATATGTATAACCTCAATGAAGCTGATATAAAAGAGGTTGAAGACTGGTTCTTCCGCAGGTATCCAAAACTGGCAAGGGTGATTGAGGTAAAGATGAACGCAAAAAATAAAAAATTCTGA
- a CDS encoding TIGR04255 family protein — protein MPRKVLKNKPLIETIFEVKWQLIERVEGIRIDPHYKILIGSLYSKFKEEYPYHEMLPTASIPDNMADYIIQHRFRKGKNEWPLVQIGPGILTVNDTEGYIWEDFEKKAMNAFKALFDVYPEIEKLEINSLLLRYIDAVEFNFESDNIIDFMSRHMKTGITAYPKLFENTGVDSLPSSFDLRFSFPCKKPEGMINLRFVRGKKENTDALIWETMVQSTNEELLPMPERIGDWLNAAHDLTDDWFFKLIEGELERRFE, from the coding sequence ATGCCAAGAAAGGTTTTAAAAAACAAACCACTCATTGAGACAATCTTTGAGGTAAAATGGCAGCTAATCGAGCGGGTAGAGGGTATAAGAATAGACCCTCATTATAAGATACTTATAGGAAGCCTCTACTCGAAGTTTAAAGAAGAATACCCATATCATGAGATGTTGCCAACTGCATCTATCCCAGATAATATGGCTGATTATATAATTCAGCACAGGTTCAGGAAAGGGAAAAATGAATGGCCGCTTGTCCAGATAGGGCCAGGGATTCTTACTGTGAATGATACAGAGGGATACATATGGGAAGACTTTGAGAAAAAGGCCATGAATGCCTTTAAAGCCCTTTTTGATGTATACCCTGAGATAGAAAAACTGGAAATCAACAGCCTGCTTTTGAGATACATTGATGCTGTTGAGTTCAATTTTGAGTCTGATAATATTATTGATTTTATGTCTCGACATATGAAGACGGGAATAACAGCTTATCCAAAGTTATTTGAAAATACTGGAGTTGATTCTTTGCCTTCGTCTTTTGACTTGAGATTTTCCTTTCCGTGTAAAAAGCCTGAAGGAATGATTAATTTAAGGTTTGTCAGGGGCAAAAAAGAAAATACGGATGCCTTAATATGGGAAACTATGGTTCAATCAACAAATGAAGAATTATTACCTATGCCGGAAAGAATTGGTGATTGGTTAAATGCTGCCCATGACTTAACAGATGACTGGTTCTTTAAATTAATTGAAGGAGAACTCGAAAGGAGGTTTGAATAA